Part of the Plasmodium vivax scf_7059 genomic scaffold, whole genome shotgun sequence genome is shown below.
ttgtcttgacccttagCGAGACGTCCTTAAAAAGGCGCGACTTCGTCTGGCTGCGAACGAAGGAATAGTCATAGTAATAAACGTACGCGTTGTCATCGGCAAGGCTGTTAACGTACCCAATGGGAACGCCACACTCTTTGCATAGAATTCGAAACTGAACTTCCAACGCGTCTTCCCTTCTTCGTATGAGGATacattcctttttcgttttataatattttttgtgaacaatttttttaaagggaaaTATGATCGATCCGTCAGTCTTCCTTCTTGGCAAATCTGCAACGTCTGTTTCGCTAATTAGGCAATTAAAACCGCAGaggaaacaaaagaaaaggaagaattccttttccactttgctCACAAGACTATCCTTGGATGtgtaattaattattttgaacTTTCTCTGTTTATTGTCGTCCTTCTGTGCCTCCTTCTCGTTTTggactttcctt
Proteins encoded:
- a CDS encoding hypothetical protein (encoded by transcript PVX_217290A), producing MEEGDQATDAAETSALAANTLTREEQPDERSKNEVTLLEIKRKVQNEKEAQKDDNKQRKFKIINYTSKDSLVSKVEKEFFLFFCFLCGFNCLISETDVADLPRRKTDGSIIFPFKKIVHKKYYKTKKECILIRRREDALEVQFRILCKECGVPIGYVNSLADDNAYVYYYDYSFVRSQTKSRLFKDVSLRVKTILQISSTVAAARV